The sequence GCCGCTGAAGCCGCCGTGGAGGGTGTTCGGGTTGTTGTTGATGTCGAGCGAGTACTGCGTGCCGTCGAGCGTGAAGCGGCCCTTGGCGATGCGGTTGGCGTAGCGTCCGACGATCGCGCCCCGGTAATCGCCGTTCCTCGTGTAGTTGGCGATGGCGGCGAAGTTGGTCGCGACGTTGGCCTGCTGCCCGAGCCGGTCGGGCACCTTGACTTCCTGCACGATCGCGCCGTAGGTGATGATCGAGACCGACATGCTCTGGTTGGCGAGCGTGTAGCGGTCGACCGGCTGGGTGCCGACCGTGCCGAAGCTCGACTTCGTGACCGACAACTCCTCCGCCCCTGGATTCTGGGCCGCCGCAGGCGCGGCCATCGCCCCTGTGAGCAGCAGGACGGCTAGGCCGCCACGCAGTGCACGCATGATTTCTCCTCTCGCCCAACGAACCGAGCTGGAAGGGTCAGCGCTACACGCACCGCTGTCAAGCCCACGAATGTTGTGGTGACCCACGAATACGGTGGTGACCGTCGCTCGGGGGTCGCCGTAGAGCACGGTGGCGCAGCATGAGGGCGGCAGCTTGACCGGACCCCGGTTGTTGGTCCACCGCGTGTGAGAGCTGGTGGATCGTGTCCACGATCGTATTCCGCGACGGTTCGAGGTCCGAATGGCGCCGTCTATCGCACGCCGACGCCGCGTGACATCGATCCATACACTCCGCGACGATGCAGTGGTCGGCAAGGCGTGTGGCCGAGCGGTGGGTGCTGTCGGGCCCGGTCCCACCCGGCGCGGAGCGTGCTGTGGTGATCGACGACCGCGGACACGAGCACGACGCCGAGGTGTTCCCGGACGCGGCGTCGGTTGGCATCGACCACGTGATCGTCCTTGACGGTGGCTTGACGACTGAGGGCTGGAAGTGGTGGACGCTCACGTCCGACGAGCCCGTGTTCTCCGAGCCGCTCGTGCGGTTCACTGACGGGGCTGGCGACCTGGTCGCGGGGCCGCTCGGCAGTCGCATCGGAACGCCCATAGAGGACGCGACCGAAGCGTGCCCGGTCTGTGGCGCGGTCGCGTGGGTCGCGATCGACTACCACGTCGGCTGCAAGCGCTGCGGGTACGTGCCGGGACACGCCGTCCACTTCGCGCGCGACACGCCGGGCGACGGCGCGCTCGACATCGACGACGACGATGACGGTGACGTTGATGAGGAAGACGAGGATCTCGCCGCGCTGAAGGCGGCCCGCTTCACGATCTACGCGGCGGCCGGTCAGACGCCCGAGTCGTTCGATCACTCGCGCCGCGGGCACGAGGTAGTGACGGCCCGGGTCATGTACACGAGCAACGAGTCGCTGCTGTTCGTCGAGACGCGGACGGCCGGTGCGGCGGAGTTTCCGGCGGCGGCGCATCTTGCCGGTTTCTCGCTCTGGGACGGTCGAGACGACACCGGGCTCTCCGACGGCGCAATTCAGGTCCGCCACGCCGACCGCGTACGACGCGCACGCCGGCGCGCGTTGAGCGTGGACTCGGCCATGCGCGAAATACCGATCGACGGGCGAGCCGCAGCGTTCACGTTCAGCGCCCTCGACGACGCATGGGTCGCCACTCGCAGGCACGGGAGACTGACGCTCGCCGTGGTCGGCTACAAGGTCGATCCGGCCACGGTCACGCTGGCGCCGCTCCACGGCGTCGGCAATGCCCCGGAGCCCAGGAAGGTCGCGCTCGCGCGGCGCGCCGCGGCGGGCGAGCTGCTCAGCCGCGCGGAGGTGGAGCACCTCATCGACGAGCACGGCCTGGGCGAGCACCGCGAGACGATCCTTGCCCACATCGCCGCCGGCTATCGGCTTCAGCGCGTCCCCGATTCCCCGCACCGAGTGGGCGGCTTGCCCGATCTCGCTCCGGGCGAGGGGTGGCCGCACGACGAAGATGGCGTCCCGTTCACCTTCATCGCACAAATCGACTGCACCCAGCTGCCGTCGCTCCAAAGCGAGTTCCCATCTGCGGTCTTCAACCACGGCGGCCGGCTGTTGCGGCTGTTCGGGCGGATGAACGCGGCGGAAATGGTGCCCGACGAGGCCGTCGGGCTGCTCTGCGCACCCGACGCTCCGCTCACGCGCGCCGAGCTCCCCGCGCTGCCGAACCCGATGCCGCCCGACGTCGAGCTCGAGGACAGCGACCTGCGGGAGCTGTACGGAGAGCCTGTGCGCCCGCTCCCGTTCCTGACCGCACGGTACGAGCCGTTCGGAGACTTTGACGACTACTCCGAGTTCCGGAGCCGGCTTGCCGCCGGTGGAGTCAGACGACGCGAGGATGCCTGGGACGACCCGCAGCTGCTCGGCTACGCCGGCAACGAGCAGGGCAGCGACCCCGTCGCAGCGGGCCCGTGGGTTTACGACGACACCGCCGAGGACGACTGGTGCGTGCTGGTGCACCTTCCAGGCATGGACTGGGGATCGCTCAGCGTGCTGATTCGGCGGGTCGATCTCGCCGCGGGCCGCTTCGACCGGCTCGCGACCGACATCTCACTCAGCTAGCACGCTGCGTCGCCTTCTTCAGCGACCCGAGCAACGTACCGGCGTGCCGGGTTCTGCGGGTGCCAAGTGCGGAAGTACTGCACGCGCTTGACGGCGTGGCAGGGGAGGGTGCGGCGCCGGGAGAATGCGATCAGCTGCGGCGCACTCTGACCGTCGTCACGCGCTCGATCGTGCCCGTGGTGCGCAGCGTCAGCGACGTCGGCTTGCGGCTGGTCAGGACGCGCTTGCCCGAGGCGGTGAGCTTGAGGGTGACGGTCGTGCTCCCGGCCGCGACGGTGCGCTGCGCGCGTGCAAGCACCGTGCGGCGATGCTCGAGCGTCCACGTCACCCGCTCGGCCGTGCCGAACTGCTGTGTGAAGCGCAGCCCGGAGCGGCGCAGCGTCGCGAGCGTCGCGCGGGTAAGCGCCGGCGCGCCGGGGCGCACGGCCTTCGGCGGGGGCGTGCGTGCCGGCAGCCGGACGACCGGTGGACGGTCACCGAACGTCACGGTGCCCGTGATCGGCATCGTGGTAGGCGCGGGCGACTGGCCCTCGACGCCGGTGCCTTCGATCCTCGCGAGCCAGACGATGTCCGAGTCCTCGGCCGCGACGCCGATGTCCGCCGTGCGGGCGCCGAGCGCCTTTGGCCGGAAGTAGACGTTCAGCCAGCAGTTCTCCTCGACGCGGAGGACCGCACCACGGCAGGTATTCATCTCCACGTGGAAGTCGGCGGTGTCGCCCTCGGCGATGAGCTCGAGGTTGCGTGCTACGCCGCCGCCCTCGTTGCGGACCGGGATGGCGATCATCGATCCGCCCTCCGTGCCGACGACGCCCTCGCCGAACCAGGTGTTCGCGGCGCTGGTCACGAGCTGCGGACCGGTGGAGTAGCGGACGTTCAGCGCGGCGGAATCGGACTGTGCGCTCACGACGTCCAGCTTGCCGTCACCGTCGAAGTCCGCCGCAGCGAGCCCGCGCTCCCAGGACGGGCCCTTGCTCACGCCCGCGTCGAACCTCCCGAACGTACCCGCGGCGCCGTGGGCGAACGTCGCCGAATAGTCGTTGGCGTAGCGGTCGGTGATCCCGTCGCCATCGAAGTCGGCGAGCAGGAGCGCGTATGCCGTCTGGGCGGTCCACGGGAGCGGCGTCAAGTCGCCGTCCGCCGTGCCGCTGAAGAGCCCCGGGGCTTCGGGGTGATCGTGGGTCCACGCGTACGTCACGCCGACGTCCAGGCGACCGTCGCCGTTGACGTCGCCGGTGGCGAGCGCCGCAGGCTCATACGGCAGGTCACGGGTGACCGGCGTGCCGAAGCCGGTCCCGGCGGCGCCCGGCACGAGCGTCAAGGCGTAGGCGCTGGTCACAACCAGGTCCGGGTCGTCGTCACCGGCCAGCTTGACCAGGGCGAGGTCGTACGGCGCCGGGACGGCGACCGCACCGGCGGTCGGCGTGAGCGCGCCGTGGCCGTCGTTGGCCAGCACGGTCGCGCTCGTGCCGAACGCGGCCAGCACGTCGCGGTCACCGTCGCCGTCCATGTCGGCGACCGCCACAGCGGCGGCCTGCAACGGCTTGGCGGGGCGCAGCGCGAGCTCGTATGGCACGCCGAGCCCACCGTCTGCGCGGCCGCGGAAGACGACGAGCGACCCGCTGTCACCCAGAGCCGCCAGCAGCTCGTCGCGGCCGTCGCCGTCCAGGTCGCCGCCCGCCACGGCGACCGTACCCGCTGCGTTGCCGGGCAGCGTCGCTGTCTGCGGCGAGTCGAATCCGTCTGCGTGGTTGCGGACGAGCGTCGCCTTGCCCGTCGCGCGTGAGACCCCCGCGACGTCCCGCCAGCCGTTGCCGTCGAAGTCGAGCGCGACGACCTCGTCCGCCACGGCCCCCAGCATCTCGGGCGGCTCGTGGAACGGGAACACCAGCGCGCTTGCGGGAGCGGACCAGGTGAGGGCGGCGACGAGCACCGCGCAGGAGGCGACGAACCGGTTGACCATGCGGCGCGCGATCCTTTCAGGAAACCCGGCAGCGCGCGAGTCCAGCCCTCGTCCAGTGCCGCCCCGAGGTCACGGCATTCGTCCCGACTGCTGGCTCCGCTTCCGAGCCGACCCGAACGAGGTTCTTTTCGACGAGCTCGCCTCTCTGAGGGGTCCGACTAACCGCGTGGCCGGTCACAGCGCGCGACCCTATGTAGATCAGCTACATTGAGAGTCATGCGGTTGTCCCTGCAGACGCTGCGCCTCCTCCACGTGTTCCTGGAGGCTCCCGCGGAGCCTCGCTATGGCCTTGAGTTGATGAGGCGCACGGGCATCAAGAGCGGAACGATCTACCCCGCGCTGCATCGCCTCGAAGACGAGGGATGGCTGCGGAGCTTCACTGAGGAGCTCGATCCCGTGCAGGCCGGTCGGCCGGCACGGCGCCTGTACGCGCTCACCGATGCCGGCGCCGCCGCGGCCCGCGCCGCCGCCGAGCCCTTCCAGACGCCCGCACCGGCCCCGACCCTGAAACCGAGGACGGCATGACGTCGATCATCGTCCAGGCACTGCTGCTCCGCGCGCTCGACACGCTCCCGACCGACCTCCGTGCCCGCTATGAGCAGGAGTGGCGTGCAGACCTCGCCGAGCTCTCCGGCATGGCCCGCCTGTCCTGGGCGCTCGGCCTCACCCGTGCCTCTCGCCGTCTGCGAGCACCGCATCAGCGCGCGCTGGCGCGCACGTTGCTCCCCGTGTTCGCGCTCGACGCCATCACGCTCGCCGTCGCCTACTTCGCCGCGTTCGCTCTGCGGTTCGGCGGCGACCTCCCGTCTCGCTACAGCGACCTGTTCGCCCAGACGCTGCCGGCGGCGATCGCCGGCGGCCTGATCGCGGTCGCAGCGGTACGCGGTCGGGCCGTGAGCGGCGCTCTGCTCGCGACCTTGATCGTCATCGCCTACGTCGCCCTTGTGCAACCGGTGCTCGTCAATTCCTTCGAGGGCCTCCGCCCGCTCAACCTACCGGCGAGTGTCTGCCTGATCTTCGCCCTGCTCGCAGGTGTCGGGATGACGATCACCCGCGCGGGCCTAGCCCTGCTCCGCACCGCCGCGCAGCAGACCCATTAGGCTCACGCATTCGTACAGGGCGAGTGGCCTCATGCAACGGATCGAAGCCGGGCAACAACTGCTGGACACCCTCCGCAAGTTCGGCTTTGTTGAGGAGCCGGCCGGGATGCCGGATAGGCAACGCGCGCGGCTCACGTCGTCGGCCGCTCACTGGGTCGACATCTGGGGCGCCTTCGCCGAATGGGCTCAGGCGCCGGTCGATCTCGGGCCGGACGCGGACGGTGAAGATGACTTGCTGCTTTTCCAGGGCGTTCTGGATCTGAAGGAGTCTTGGCTGCATGAGCCCGATCGGCCGGCGTTTGTGCTGCTCTTCAGGCGGCAGTTGCAGTTCCCGAACGCCGAGATGGGCTATGTGCAAGCCGAGAGCGTGGTTTTGCTCGAGCTCGCGTTCCGCGTGCACGATGACTTTCGGCTCGTCGCGCCGACGGGTGGCGAGCGTTCAGGCGTCGTCGACGCCATTTGGTACGGAGGGGGACACGACGCCAGCCAGTGGGCGCCCACCGTCGAAGCAACCGAGTCGTTTCAGATCGCTCGCGCTCACCAGCTGTGGGCCGCGACCGTCCAAGTCACGGATGAGCCTGATCCCGGATAGCGTCAAGGACCCGGCCGCCTTCGAAGGTGGCTCTCGTCGACTGGCCTGCCGATCGTCACGGTCACGATGAGCTCCGGTGCGAACGACCACACGTCGCGGTAGGCCGGCTGCAGCCACGGGATGCGACCGAAACGACACGTCGTGCGGTTCAGGCAGTCAACAGCTCGACGCGGTTGCCCCACGGGTCCGCGACGTAGAACCGGCGCACGCCCGGGAGGTCGTGATCCCAGGTGACCTCGAAGCCCGCCGCCCGCAGGCGGTCCGCGAGCGCATCGAGCGCCGACGACTCGACGAGCAGCGCCGGGTGCGCCTTGCGCGCCGGAGCGAAGTTCGCCTCCACGCCGACGTGCAATTGCTGCGCGCCGATCGCGAACCACACGCCGCCTCGGGCGCGCAACGGCTCAGGCTTCGGTACCTCGACCAGTCCGAGGAGGTCTCCGTAAAAGCGTCGCGCCGCGTCCTCGCAACCCGCTGGCGCCGCGATCTGCACGTGGTCCAAGCCGAGCACTGCCATGTCCGGCAGCGTAGTGCGACCGCCTCGGGCAGCGTAGTGTGACCGCCGCCCGCCCACCGGCGCGCGAGCCGGCCGTTGCCCTTGGTGCCGCGCAGGCGGTGATGGGCATCGCCGGGCTCGGCGTGTCTCGGTGGCAGCTGATGAGCGCGCCGCGCCGGATCGAGCTGAGCCCCGATCTCGAAGCGGCGCTCGCCCCGCTGCGTCGGCGGTAGGTCAGGCGCTCGGCGGGCGCCAGGGCTCAGCCGTGTGTGTGAGCCAGACGGCCTCGGGCTCGAGCGCGAGCACCGTCCGCTGGCCCTCGGTCTCAGGCTCGTCGAGCTCGCCGAACCAG comes from Solirubrobacter pauli and encodes:
- a CDS encoding VOC family protein, whose amino-acid sequence is MAVLGLDHVQIAAPAGCEDAARRFYGDLLGLVEVPKPEPLRARGGVWFAIGAQQLHVGVEANFAPARKAHPALLVESSALDALADRLRAAGFEVTWDHDLPGVRRFYVADPWGNRVELLTA
- a CDS encoding DUF1963 domain-containing protein — encoded protein: MIDDRGHEHDAEVFPDAASVGIDHVIVLDGGLTTEGWKWWTLTSDEPVFSEPLVRFTDGAGDLVAGPLGSRIGTPIEDATEACPVCGAVAWVAIDYHVGCKRCGYVPGHAVHFARDTPGDGALDIDDDDDGDVDEEDEDLAALKAARFTIYAAAGQTPESFDHSRRGHEVVTARVMYTSNESLLFVETRTAGAAEFPAAAHLAGFSLWDGRDDTGLSDGAIQVRHADRVRRARRRALSVDSAMREIPIDGRAAAFTFSALDDAWVATRRHGRLTLAVVGYKVDPATVTLAPLHGVGNAPEPRKVALARRAAAGELLSRAEVEHLIDEHGLGEHRETILAHIAAGYRLQRVPDSPHRVGGLPDLAPGEGWPHDEDGVPFTFIAQIDCTQLPSLQSEFPSAVFNHGGRLLRLFGRMNAAEMVPDEAVGLLCAPDAPLTRAELPALPNPMPPDVELEDSDLRELYGEPVRPLPFLTARYEPFGDFDDYSEFRSRLAAGGVRRREDAWDDPQLLGYAGNEQGSDPVAAGPWVYDDTAEDDWCVLVHLPGMDWGSLSVLIRRVDLAAGRFDRLATDISLS
- a CDS encoding PadR family transcriptional regulator, translating into MRLSLQTLRLLHVFLEAPAEPRYGLELMRRTGIKSGTIYPALHRLEDEGWLRSFTEELDPVQAGRPARRLYALTDAGAAAARAAAEPFQTPAPAPTLKPRTA
- a CDS encoding FG-GAP repeat domain-containing protein; translated protein: MVNRFVASCAVLVAALTWSAPASALVFPFHEPPEMLGAVADEVVALDFDGNGWRDVAGVSRATGKATLVRNHADGFDSPQTATLPGNAAGTVAVAGGDLDGDGRDELLAALGDSGSLVVFRGRADGGLGVPYELALRPAKPLQAAAVAVADMDGDGDRDVLAAFGTSATVLANDGHGALTPTAGAVAVPAPYDLALVKLAGDDDPDLVVTSAYALTLVPGAAGTGFGTPVTRDLPYEPAALATGDVNGDGRLDVGVTYAWTHDHPEAPGLFSGTADGDLTPLPWTAQTAYALLLADFDGDGITDRYANDYSATFAHGAAGTFGRFDAGVSKGPSWERGLAAADFDGDGKLDVVSAQSDSAALNVRYSTGPQLVTSAANTWFGEGVVGTEGGSMIAIPVRNEGGGVARNLELIAEGDTADFHVEMNTCRGAVLRVEENCWLNVYFRPKALGARTADIGVAAEDSDIVWLARIEGTGVEGQSPAPTTMPITGTVTFGDRPPVVRLPARTPPPKAVRPGAPALTRATLATLRRSGLRFTQQFGTAERVTWTLEHRRTVLARAQRTVAAGSTTVTLKLTASGKRVLTSRKPTSLTLRTTGTIERVTTVRVRRS